CGGCGCGTCCGGCGCCGGCAAGTCGACGGCGCTTGCCCTGTTGCCCCGGCTCTACGAGGCCGATCGCGGCGCCATCCTGATCGACGGAGCCGACATTTCCGCCGTCTCCCTCGACTCCCTGCGCGGCGCGATCGCCTATGTCGGCCAGGATGCCCTGCTGTTCGACGACACGATCGCCGCCAATATCGCGATGGGCCGCAGGGGCGCCTCGATCGACGAAATCCGCGCCGCGGCCGAGGCGGCGGCGGCCGGCTTCATCGCGGACCTTCCCGAAGGATTCGAAACCCGCGTCGGCGTCAACGGCCAGCGCCTGTCGGGCGGCCAGCGCCAGCGCGTGGCCCTGGCCCGCGCCCTGCTGCGCGACCCGCGGATCCTGCTCCTCGACGAGGCGACCAGCGCGCTCGATGCCGAGAGCGAGGCCGCCGTGCAGCAAGCGCTCGCCCGACTGCGCCGCGGCCGCACCACCATCGTCGTCGCCCACCGCCTCGCCACCGTGCGCGACGCCGACCGCATCGTGGTGATGGCGGATGGCGCGGTGGTCGAGTCCGGCACGCATGAAGACCTCATCGCCGGCGATGGCGCCTTCGCCCGCCTCGTCCGCGCCCAGGCCCTCGCCGGCTAGTGTCCCGAATCTGAATTCCATCGGATTTCAGATTCAAAGTGGACACTGGAAAAAACAATAGTTTAGTGGCCTGCCCCTGAAATTCGTGGGTGAATTTCAGGGACAAGCAGGCCACTAGCGCCCTTTCCGATCCTTCCGGATCGGACCGGGACGCCCCTGGCTGCGGCAGCAAGACGCATGTGACGTCAGTTCAACTGACAATTTCCTTGCCCACCCGGCGCCATCCATGGTCTCTTCCCCCGGTGACCGCGCCCTCCGCCCCATCCCCCGGTCTTTTGCTCCGCCCCCGCTTCGACGCCTTCATCGAGGCGCTCTGCGCCCATATCGCGGGGGAGGGCGCGAAACGCCGCATCGCCGGGCCGCTCATCATCCTCATCTGGCAGCGCCTCCGCCGCCTCGCCGCCCGCTTCGCCCGCCTCGTCACCACCCCGCCCCGGGCGCGCGCCACCCCGCCCCGGGCGCGCATCACCCGGCCCGCCGGCCGCCCCGGCGCGCCGCACACCCTCCCGCGCGCCTTCGGCTGGCTCGCCCGCCTCATCCCCGGCACGGCCTCCGTCGCCGCCCCGTTCCGCGCCCTGCTCGACACGCCGGACATGGCCGCCCTCATCGCCGCCACCCCCGAAGCCGGGCGCATCCTCCGCCCGCTCTGCCACACGCTCGGCATCCGCCCGCCCGCACCGCTCCGCCGCCCGCGCCAGCCCCGCCTCGCGCCACCGCCCGAAGCGCCGTCCCCCGAGCTACCCCCACGCCCCGAACCGCCGGCGCACCATCCTGCGCCGCCGCCAAACCCCGCCTGGCCCCGCGCCCCCGGCGCCACCCGCTTCAACCCGCCCCGCCGCAAAAAACCCGCCTGACGCCGCATCGCCCCGCCGCGCCATCAACGTTCCGTATTCAAAACAAAATACCGGCCCGCCAGCGGTTGCCTTCGTCCATGCCGCCAGCGCTCAGGGTGGTTTGACACGCGAACGGCTTTGCGGACAGGTTCCCATTTGTCGTGGCGTTACCTGTGGTTAGCTGAATATTAGGAAATTGCCGGTAGAGTTCCGGCATGGTTGAAAACAGGTCCAAAACCGTCGCGCTATCCTCCGCCGCGCTGGACGCCCCTTGGGAGAACGGCGCGTTATGGCTGTTTTTCCCCGACTATCGGGGCAGTGTACCATACCAAAGCCTGCTTGCGGCGGCGCTCGCCGAGCGCGCCGAGGTGGAGTCCGGCACGATCGCCATGGCGCTGGAGGCGGCGCCACGGCGGCGGACCGTGTTCCATCTGCACTGGGAAGACGCGCTTTACGCCGATGCCGGCGGCGACGGCGAGGCGGCAGCCACGATTTCGGACGCTCTCGAACGTCTGGCCGCATTCCGCGCCCGCGGCGGGCGGCTGGTCTGGACGGTGCATAACGCGGCGCCGCACGAGGATCGCTTTCCGGCGCTGTCGCTCGGCTTGCGCCAGGGACTCGCGCGGCTTGCGGACGTCGTTCATGTGCACTGTCGCACCGGGGTGGACCTGGCGCTCGGTCTTGGCGCGCCGGCCGAGCGGATCGTCTTGATGCGGTGTCCGGATCTCGCCCCCGCCTATCCGGACGACATCACCGATGCGGCCGCCCGCCGCTATTTCGGATTCGCGGCCTCGGATATCGTGTTCGCCAATCTCGGCGCCAACCGCGGCTACAAGGATCTTGGCGGGCTGCATGACGGCTTCACCGCCCTCAACGCGCTGATACCGGCGGCCCGCCTCGTGCTGGCAGGGCGCCAGGGCGGCTATTTCGAGCAGCGCTATATCGAGCCAAGGCCGGGCATCCGGCTGATTCCGCGATTCGTCGACGATGCGGTGGTGCAATATGTCGTGCGGGCGGCGGATTTCATGGTGCTGCCCTACCGCCGGATTCTGACCTCGGGTGCGCTTGCCCTCGCTTTCGGATTCGGCCGGCCGGCGATCGTTCCCGATCTGCCGGCACTGCTCGACGTGGTCCGCCCGGGCGAGGACGCGCTCGTCTATCGCGCCGACGATACGGGGGATCTGCTGCGGGCGATGATCGAGGCGGCCGAACTGCCGGCGGCGGAACGGCTGCGGATGCGCGCGCAGGCGTTGCAGGCGGGGCGGGAGGTCGGTTTCGACAGGCTCGCCGGCGCCCTGCTCGATGCGATCCCGCCGGCGCCAGGCAAATCCGCCCCCGCTGCCACGCCGTGCGGGTGATATCGTGAAAGCGGTCATTCTCGCGGGAGGGCTGGGCACGCGCATCAGCGAGGAATCCTACCTCAAGCCGAAGCCGATGATCGAGATCGGCGGCAAGCCGATCCTCTGGCATATCATGAAGATATACGCCCATCATGGCATCAATGATTTCATCATCTGCCTCGGGTACAAGGGATATGTGATCAAGGAATATTTCGCGAATTACTTCCTGCATATGTCCGACGTCACCTTCGACATGCGAAATAACCGGATGCAGGTGCATCACCGCCACGCCGAGCCGTGGCGGGTCACGCTGGTCGATACCGGGGCGGACACGCTCACCGCCGGACGGTTGCGGCGGGTTCGCGAATATCTTGGCAACGACACCTTCTGCCTGACCTACGGCGATGGCGTGACCGACCTCGATCTCGCGGCGCTGCTCGATTTCCATGCCGGGCATGGCAAGCTCGCCACGCTGACCGCGATCCAGCCGCCGGGCCGCTATGGCGCACTCAATCTGGATGACCGGACGGTGCGCAATTTCCAGGAGAAACCAGCCGGCGACGGCGCCTGGATCAATGGCGGGTATTTCGTTCTCGAGCCAGGGGTTTTCGACTATATCGAAAGCGATATGACGCCCTGGGAAGGCGAGCCGTTGGAGCGGCTCGCGACAGACGGAGAATTGATGGCCTACCAGCATTCCGGGTTCTGGCAGGCGATGGATACGCTGCGCGACAAGAACCATCTCGAAAGCCTGTGGATGCGGCACGATCCGCCTTGGAAAGTCTGGGCATGATCCTCTTCGATGATGCCTATCGCGGTCGCCGGGTTCTGGTCACGGGGCACACGGGGTTCAAGGGCAGCTGGCTGAGCATGTGGCTCGCGCGCCTCGGCGCCGATGTCAGCGGGATCGCGCTCGATCCTGACACGTCGCCAAGCCATTGGGATCTGCTTGGGCTCGGGATCGACTCCCGTCGCCTCGACCTGCGTAACGCGGCAGCCCTGCGCGAGGCCGTGCGGGAGGTGCGTCCCGAGGTCGTCTTTCATCTCGCGGCCCAGTCCCTGGTGCGGCGGTCCTATCGCGATCCGCTCGGGACATGGAACACCAATGTCATGGGCACGGCAAATCTGCTCGAGGCCTGCCGTGATGTCGGCGGATTGCGAGCAGTCGTCATCGCGACCTCGGACAAATGTTACCAGAACAACGAATGGTGCTGGGGCTATCGGGAGACCGACCCGCTTGGTGGCAATGATCCCTACAGTGCGTCGAAGGCGGCAACCGAACTGCTGGCGGCGAGTTACCGGCGATCATTCTTCGCTGGCGGCGAGGCGGCGCTCATCGCCACGGCACGGGCGGGCAATGTGATCGGCGGGGGGGACTGGTCGGAGGACCGGCTGGTGCCCGATATCGTGCGCGCCATCGCGGCGGGCGCCGAGGTGCAGATCCGCTCGCCGCGCGCGACACGGCCATGGCAGCATGTGCTTGAGCCGCTCAGCGGGTATCTGCTGCTGGGCGCCCGGCTGCTGCGAGGCGACGACATGTTCGCGACCGCATGGAATTTCGGGCCGGGGCCGGAGGCGAATCTGGAGGTTGCCACGTTTCTCGAAGCCTTTGCCGCCCTTTGGCCCGATCTTCGCTGGCGCGCGGAAGACATGCAGGGGCCGCACGAGGCCGGGCAACTCAACCTCGACAGCGCGCGGGCACGCACCGAACTCGGCTGGCGTCCGGTCTGGGAGATTGGCGAGGCCATCGAACGTACTGTGGCC
This genomic interval from Acidiphilium multivorum AIU301 contains the following:
- a CDS encoding glycosyltransferase gives rise to the protein MVENRSKTVALSSAALDAPWENGALWLFFPDYRGSVPYQSLLAAALAERAEVESGTIAMALEAAPRRRTVFHLHWEDALYADAGGDGEAAATISDALERLAAFRARGGRLVWTVHNAAPHEDRFPALSLGLRQGLARLADVVHVHCRTGVDLALGLGAPAERIVLMRCPDLAPAYPDDITDAAARRYFGFAASDIVFANLGANRGYKDLGGLHDGFTALNALIPAARLVLAGRQGGYFEQRYIEPRPGIRLIPRFVDDAVVQYVVRAADFMVLPYRRILTSGALALAFGFGRPAIVPDLPALLDVVRPGEDALVYRADDTGDLLRAMIEAAELPAAERLRMRAQALQAGREVGFDRLAGALLDAIPPAPGKSAPAATPCG
- the rfbF gene encoding glucose-1-phosphate cytidylyltransferase, translating into MKAVILAGGLGTRISEESYLKPKPMIEIGGKPILWHIMKIYAHHGINDFIICLGYKGYVIKEYFANYFLHMSDVTFDMRNNRMQVHHRHAEPWRVTLVDTGADTLTAGRLRRVREYLGNDTFCLTYGDGVTDLDLAALLDFHAGHGKLATLTAIQPPGRYGALNLDDRTVRNFQEKPAGDGAWINGGYFVLEPGVFDYIESDMTPWEGEPLERLATDGELMAYQHSGFWQAMDTLRDKNHLESLWMRHDPPWKVWA
- the rfbG gene encoding CDP-glucose 4,6-dehydratase, which encodes MILFDDAYRGRRVLVTGHTGFKGSWLSMWLARLGADVSGIALDPDTSPSHWDLLGLGIDSRRLDLRNAAALREAVREVRPEVVFHLAAQSLVRRSYRDPLGTWNTNVMGTANLLEACRDVGGLRAVVIATSDKCYQNNEWCWGYRETDPLGGNDPYSASKAATELLAASYRRSFFAGGEAALIATARAGNVIGGGDWSEDRLVPDIVRAIAAGAEVQIRSPRATRPWQHVLEPLSGYLLLGARLLRGDDMFATAWNFGPGPEANLEVATFLEAFAALWPDLRWRAEDMQGPHEAGQLNLDSARARTELGWRPVWEIGEAIERTVAWYRHHATHGLACSENQVDEFEQDAARGDAVWCR